One part of the Microtus ochrogaster isolate Prairie Vole_2 chromosome 18, MicOch1.0, whole genome shotgun sequence genome encodes these proteins:
- the Minar2 gene encoding major intrinsically disordered Notch2-binding receptor 1-like, producing the protein MDLSVLPNNNHPDKFLQLDVKSLMRNSTLLQASLARFPGGNFPAPQHWQNLVYSQNPGASQRRSVSWSEKPVREKSISSQRAKGFGGENAVLPDSPPPSMSSVMKNNPLYGDMSIEEAMEERKKSPSWTIEEYDKHSAHTNLSGHLKENPNDLRFWLGDTYTPGFDTLLKKKKKRNKRSKLCHLGMIVLLVVSILVTVVTLSTLLI; encoded by the exons ATGGACCTTTCTGTTTTGCCCAATAACAACCATCCTGACAAATTCCTGCAGCTTGACGTGAAGTCTTTAATGAGGAACTCGACCCTTCTGCAGGCTAGCCTCGCGAGATTTCCCGGTGGAAATTTTCCTGCTCCACAACACTGGCAAAACCTTGTCTACTCCCAG AACCCTGGGGCTTCTCAGAGGAGATCTGTGAGCTGGAGTGAAAAGCCAGTG agagaaaagagcatCTCTTCTCAACGGGCTAAGGGATTTGGTGGGGAGAACGCAGTCCTTCCTGACAGTCCCCCACCGTCCATGTCTTCAGTCATGAAGAATAACCCATTATATGGTGACATGAGCATAGAGGAAgctatggaagaaagaaagaagagtccTTCGTGGACCATTGAGGAATATGACAAGCATTCTGCGCACACGAATCTCTCCGGACATCTAAAG gaaaaCCCCAATGATCTGCGCTTTTGGTTGGGGGATACATACACTCCAGGCTTTGACACTttgctgaagaagaagaagaaacgcAACAAGCGATCGAAATTATGTCACTTGGGCATGATTGTGCTCCTTGTGGTCTCCATCTTGGTTACCGTAGTGACCCTCAGCACTTTATTGATCTAA